A genomic window from Pyruvatibacter sp. includes:
- a CDS encoding ATP-binding protein — MTHATAEEFIRYQSDALVLRLARFVWQMHIISAGLVVMVLWDWFSPVHLVVWAGWMSSFALLQACISFKGTQQSQRARPIREWGRWFDGTAVLLALGWGWLGFSLQPENEQLRAFIGFLIAGGIVTGTGTHNAHYRMLVVTLLLIVPAQAARVVIDQPGEAGLISGSMLMLFMGLMLGLGWVLHTFTRNGFALQWEKSRLADQLEVQAEQLRQARTAAEEANYAKSHFLAQASHDLRQPLHGIGLLVASLPDGSPDRSTNTTLLRVRRSLDGLARLFDSLLDVTLLDTGQTKLTAAPVALAPLLLAAHDIFRPAAADRSIDLRIVSTRAHVLVDADILSRIVHNLIANALQHSRADRIVVGVRRRGAQVYLEVWDNGRGIPDDQQRRIFRDFERVEIPLAPQTNETGLGLGLAIVARLAAHHGIEVSVRSNLGRGSCFAVGPLQPTTDERTEAKPALQHAAKPASPASGHVWIIDDDQDARTGMTALLEKWGHTYQAMPMWRREDKTSFAAPDLVITDMHLFAGHSGLDVAAEIRRAYGKHVAVILITADTAPTTRQQVLEAGHTLLHKPVRPGQLRAAILSELASRIPERVSTEPS, encoded by the coding sequence ATGACTCATGCGACGGCAGAAGAGTTCATCCGCTATCAAAGCGATGCGCTGGTTTTGAGGCTGGCGCGTTTTGTTTGGCAGATGCACATCATCTCGGCCGGACTTGTGGTGATGGTGCTTTGGGATTGGTTTTCACCTGTACATCTTGTTGTCTGGGCCGGTTGGATGAGCAGTTTTGCACTGCTTCAGGCCTGCATCTCTTTCAAAGGGACGCAGCAATCACAACGGGCCAGGCCGATCAGGGAGTGGGGCAGGTGGTTTGATGGAACAGCCGTCCTGCTCGCTCTTGGGTGGGGGTGGCTTGGCTTCAGCCTTCAACCCGAAAACGAGCAGCTCAGAGCATTTATCGGGTTTTTGATTGCCGGCGGTATCGTGACGGGCACCGGAACCCACAATGCGCATTACCGGATGCTCGTCGTTACCTTGCTGTTGATCGTGCCGGCGCAGGCGGCGCGCGTGGTGATAGATCAGCCGGGTGAGGCCGGACTGATTTCGGGCAGCATGTTGATGCTGTTCATGGGCCTCATGCTCGGCCTTGGGTGGGTGCTGCACACCTTTACCCGAAATGGATTTGCTCTTCAGTGGGAAAAGTCGCGCCTGGCTGATCAGTTGGAGGTGCAGGCAGAACAACTGCGGCAGGCCCGCACGGCCGCCGAAGAGGCCAACTATGCAAAGTCACACTTTTTAGCGCAGGCCAGCCATGATCTGCGACAGCCGCTGCATGGCATCGGTTTGCTGGTTGCATCATTGCCTGACGGTTCGCCTGACAGATCAACAAACACCACGCTTTTGCGTGTGAGACGGTCACTGGATGGCCTGGCGAGGCTTTTTGATTCCCTGCTGGATGTGACGCTGCTCGACACAGGACAAACAAAACTGACAGCGGCGCCGGTAGCTTTGGCTCCGTTGCTTTTGGCCGCGCATGATATTTTCCGGCCAGCCGCGGCAGACAGGTCGATTGACCTGAGAATTGTATCGACGAGAGCTCACGTTCTGGTCGATGCGGACATCCTGAGCCGGATTGTCCACAACCTCATTGCAAATGCGCTCCAGCACTCCCGCGCGGATCGTATTGTTGTCGGTGTCAGACGACGCGGTGCTCAGGTGTATCTTGAAGTATGGGACAATGGACGTGGCATACCTGATGACCAGCAACGTCGCATCTTCAGGGACTTTGAACGCGTTGAAATACCATTGGCCCCGCAAACCAACGAGACCGGTCTCGGTCTGGGGCTCGCCATTGTCGCCCGGTTGGCCGCGCACCACGGGATTGAGGTCAGCGTTCGCTCCAACCTGGGTCGGGGTAGCTGTTTTGCGGTTGGGCCATTGCAGCCAACGACTGATGAACGCACTGAAGCAAAACCAGCACTGCAACATGCTGCGAAACCGGCAAGCCCTGCTTCAGGTCATGTTTGGATAATTGATGACGATCAGGATGCGCGCACCGGCATGACGGCACTCCTCGAAAAGTGGGGGCACACCTATCAGGCGATGCCCATGTGGAGACGCGAGGACAAGACATCGTTTGCCGCTCCGGATCTTGTCATTACAGACATGCACTTGTTTGCGGGGCACAGCGGGCTTGATGTCGCTGCTGAAATCCGCAGGGCGTATGGAAAGCATGTGGCCGTCATACTGATTACAGCCGATACCGCGCCCACCACCCGACAGCAGGTGTTAGAGGCCGGGCACACTCTGCTTCATAAGCCCGTTCGTCCCGGTCAGCTTCGTGCTGCAATCCTGTCTGAACTGGCAAGCCGCATCCCTGAAAGGGTCTCAACTGAACCCTCGTGA
- a CDS encoding MarR family winged helix-turn-helix transcriptional regulator produces MEDQTEVALVALRRILKATEANVKALAADSGLTASQLLVLQLLSSRGEMLNGDLADAVDLKQATTSILVDKLQERGLVERRRGERDRRRVWVEVTQAGRDLAAGAPDLLQNIFRRRFANLADWEQASLVAALLRLVSLLDAENIDASPVLDVGVVTDLPRK; encoded by the coding sequence ATGGAAGATCAAACAGAGGTGGCGCTGGTCGCCCTCAGGCGCATTCTCAAGGCGACGGAAGCAAACGTAAAAGCGCTCGCCGCTGATTCTGGTCTCACAGCCTCACAATTGCTGGTACTGCAGTTGTTAAGCAGCCGTGGCGAAATGCTGAACGGCGACCTTGCTGACGCTGTTGACCTGAAACAGGCCACAACATCAATCCTGGTGGATAAACTTCAGGAGCGCGGACTTGTGGAGCGGCGGCGCGGCGAGCGTGACCGCCGCCGGGTTTGGGTCGAAGTTACGCAGGCCGGGCGCGATTTGGCCGCCGGCGCACCGGACCTCCTACAAAACATTTTTCGCAGGCGTTTCGCTAACCTGGCTGATTGGGAACAGGCGTCGCTTGTGGCAGCGTTGCTGCGACTTGTTTCATTGCTGGACGCTGAGAATATCGACGCCTCACCTGTGCTGGATGTTGGCGTAGTAACAGATCTGCCAAGGAAGTGA
- the ectA gene encoding diaminobutyrate acetyltransferase, whose amino-acid sequence MVFAVRTRHFQGKPCVYFTYLQTRKGLPLDAVLDKSVEGHYIVHQTIERTRDSFQMHAAAQQNEKDAQTVPSPVPGQVVLASPCATDGADVHALIAKCAPLDRNSMYANLLQCSDFQATCVTARRDGVLIGWVSGYVLPDDPNSYFLWQVAVDESARGEGLPKRMIVEVLSRTACADVRQLKTSITRNNQASWGLFSSVARHLKADMRDEVMFEKDKHFDGHHDTEHLVTIGPFDIKEV is encoded by the coding sequence ATGGTGTTTGCAGTACGTACGCGCCATTTCCAAGGAAAACCCTGCGTCTATTTCACATACCTTCAAACGCGGAAGGGATTACCTCTAGATGCTGTGCTTGATAAAAGCGTGGAGGGACATTATATAGTTCATCAAACAATTGAAAGAACTCGGGACAGCTTCCAAATGCACGCGGCGGCACAACAGAATGAAAAAGACGCGCAGACTGTTCCCAGTCCTGTTCCCGGGCAGGTTGTGCTTGCCTCACCATGTGCGACCGACGGTGCAGATGTTCATGCACTGATTGCGAAATGCGCACCGCTTGATCGCAACTCAATGTACGCAAACCTGCTCCAATGCAGCGATTTCCAGGCAACCTGCGTTACCGCGCGCAGAGACGGCGTTCTTATTGGCTGGGTCTCCGGATATGTGCTGCCAGATGACCCGAACTCTTACTTTTTGTGGCAGGTGGCCGTTGATGAGAGCGCCCGCGGCGAAGGGCTGCCAAAGCGTATGATTGTAGAGGTTCTCAGCCGCACAGCGTGCGCGGATGTGCGGCAGCTCAAAACCAGCATTACCCGCAACAATCAGGCGTCCTGGGGGTTGTTTTCAAGTGTCGCCCGACACCTCAAGGCCGATATGCGGGACGAAGTGATGTTTGAGAAAGACAAGCACTTCGACGGTCACCACGACACCGAACATTTGGTGACGATAGGGCCATTCGACATTAAGGAAGTCTAA
- the ectB gene encoding diaminobutyrate--2-oxoglutarate transaminase, with protein sequence MPRQLTSTPQSVFARRESSVRSYCRAFPTVFTSAQGSRMTAEDGTRYIDFLAGCSTLNYGHNHPELKKALIDYIMSDGVTHGLDMHTDAKARFLETFETLILEPRDLDYRVMFTGPTGANAVEAALKLARKVTGRSNVIAFTNGFHGMTLGALAATGNAGKRNGAGVTLSDVDHEAYDGYFGSDVDTAEQLEARLDDPSSGLEAPAAFLVEVVQGEGGLNTASDAWLRKIAALAKQHGALLIIDDIQAGCGRTGSFFSFERAGVVPDIVTLAKSLSGYGLPFALTLIKPEHDDWKPGEHNGTFRGNNHAFVTATRALELFWSNDDFARDVERKGAHLRQRLETIVADTGIARRVKGRGMMAGIEFESGEQASQICKQCFKAGLIIETSGSHDEVVKVLCPLVISDEELDEGLSILAKAAETVDAQADKAAA encoded by the coding sequence ATGCCAAGGCAACTGACTTCGACCCCTCAATCCGTATTTGCGCGGCGGGAATCATCCGTGCGCAGTTACTGCCGCGCCTTCCCAACGGTGTTCACATCCGCGCAAGGCAGCCGCATGACCGCTGAGGACGGCACCCGTTATATTGATTTTCTGGCGGGCTGTTCGACCCTCAACTACGGGCATAACCATCCGGAGCTCAAGAAGGCTCTGATTGACTACATCATGTCTGATGGCGTGACGCACGGGCTTGATATGCACACAGATGCAAAGGCCCGATTTCTTGAGACCTTCGAAACGCTGATCCTGGAGCCACGCGACCTTGATTATCGCGTGATGTTTACAGGCCCTACGGGTGCCAACGCTGTTGAAGCGGCATTGAAACTGGCGCGCAAGGTTACCGGGCGAAGCAACGTGATTGCCTTCACCAACGGTTTTCACGGCATGACCCTGGGTGCACTGGCGGCTACCGGCAACGCAGGCAAGCGCAATGGTGCCGGGGTGACCCTGAGCGATGTCGATCATGAGGCATATGACGGCTATTTTGGTTCTGATGTTGATACCGCCGAGCAGTTGGAAGCACGCCTCGACGATCCATCGTCCGGCCTTGAGGCCCCGGCGGCATTTCTGGTGGAAGTGGTTCAGGGCGAGGGCGGCCTTAACACGGCAAGCGATGCCTGGCTGCGCAAGATCGCAGCCCTGGCCAAACAGCATGGCGCCCTGCTGATTATTGACGACATTCAGGCCGGGTGCGGTCGCACGGGTTCTTTTTTCAGCTTCGAGCGCGCCGGCGTTGTTCCCGACATTGTCACGCTGGCCAAATCGCTCTCAGGCTACGGCTTGCCTTTCGCGCTCACGCTCATCAAGCCAGAGCACGACGACTGGAAGCCCGGCGAACACAACGGCACATTCCGTGGCAACAACCATGCCTTTGTTACTGCCACGCGCGCACTCGAACTGTTCTGGTCCAATGATGATTTTGCCCGCGACGTAGAGCGCAAGGGCGCTCATCTGCGCCAGCGTCTGGAAACCATCGTGGCGGATACCGGCATTGCCCGGCGGGTCAAAGGTCGCGGCATGATGGCCGGCATCGAGTTTGAATCCGGTGAACAGGCATCGCAGATTTGCAAGCAGTGCTTCAAGGCCGGGCTGATTATCGAGACCAGCGGCTCGCATGATGAAGTCGTGAAGGTGCTGTGTCCTCTCGTCATCAGTGACGAGGAGCTTGACGAGGGATTGTCCATCCTTGCCAAGGCGGCAGAGACAGTGGATGCACAGGCTGACAAAGCAGCCGCCTGA
- a CDS encoding ectoine synthase, translating into MIIRDLAAARNTERKVESDGWTSVRLLLRDDRMGFSFHITTIHAGAVLEMEYKHHLESVYCISGTGNIKDLATGEVHEIRPGTMYALDKNDHHILSASSDTDMVMACVFNPPVTGQEVHGPDGAYPASSDAAA; encoded by the coding sequence ATGATTATCAGAGACCTTGCCGCCGCGCGGAACACAGAGCGCAAAGTGGAAAGTGATGGATGGACATCCGTTCGCCTGCTGCTGCGCGACGACCGGATGGGGTTTTCGTTTCACATCACGACAATTCATGCGGGTGCGGTATTGGAGATGGAGTACAAGCATCATCTTGAATCCGTGTACTGCATATCTGGCACCGGCAACATCAAGGATCTGGCGACGGGTGAGGTTCACGAAATCCGCCCGGGAACCATGTACGCGCTGGACAAGAACGATCACCACATTTTGAGTGCGTCGTCTGATACCGACATGGTCATGGCGTGTGTGTTCAACCCTCCTGTCACAGGTCAGGAAGTACATGGACCCGATGGGGCATACCCAGCCAGTTCGGATGCCGCAGCCTGA